The genome window ACATAATGAAGATcaatatgacaaacccacatcgaacatcatactcaacagagaaaaactgaaagctcttcTTCTgaagacaggaacaagacaaggatgcccactttcaccacacTTGTTCAACATAATACTgcaagttttagccagagcaaataagaaaaacataaagaaataaaagggatccaaattggaaaggaggaagtaaaattctctctgtttgGAGATGACAGGTTTCTATGTagagaaagccctaaagaatgcatgagaaaacttttagatataatcaacaactacaacgaagtttcagggtacaaaattaacctaccaaaatctgttgcatttctatagactaataatgaaatagcagaaagagaagtcgaGATTACGATCTCATTtacaatcaaaataaaaagaataaaatttctaggaataaattccACCAAAAGAGTGAAAGACCTTTACACTGAAGACTaaaagatattattgaaagaaatcaaagaatacttaaagaaatgaaaagatattccaggctcatgGGTCAGAGGAACaaacatagtgaaaatgtccatatttcctagaGCAATCTATGCATTGAATGCAATCCCAATTGGAAGCCCAATGACATTCTCCGTGGAAATAGGTCAAAgattcataaaatttatatggaacaacaaaagaccccaattaGACAAAGCTattctgagaaaaaggaacaaagctggaggaattacaatccctgacttcaaaatatactacaaagctatagtaatcaaaacagtgtggtagtggcacagaaacaaacacacagaacaatggaacagaattgagagcccagaaacaaaaccacacatctacggacttctaatctttgacaaaggagccaagaccatgcaacggagaaaagaaagtatcttcaataaatggtgttgggaaaactggacaaccacatgcaaaagaataaaagtactccattatcttacaccatacacaaaaattaactaaaaatggattaaaaacttaaatgtaagacctgaaaccataaaactcctagaagaatatataagcagtacactctttgacatcattcttagcagtatctttttgaataccatgtctcctcaggcaaggaaaacaaaagaaaaaataaacaaatggtactacatcagaataaaaagcttctgcaggcaaaggaaactatgaactaaaggaaaagacaacccacaaacttggagaaaatatttgcaaatcatatatccaacagggggttaatttccaaaatatacgaagcactcatacaactcaacaacaaaaacacaaacaactcaTCAcaaatggggggccagcccagtagtgcaccggttaagttcgcacattccactttgatgacccagggttcactggttcacatcctgggtgtggacatggcagtgcttggcaagccatgctgtggcaggcatctcacatataaagtagaggaacatgggcacggatgttagctctgggccagtctttctcagaaaaaagaggaggactggcagcagatgttagctcagggctaattgtcctcaaaaaaaaaaaaaaaaaaagaatggacagaaaatatgaacagacatttttgcaaagagcATATGGCCAACATGataagatgttcaatgtcactaattattagggaaatgcaaatcaaaagtacagtgagatatcacctcacactagTCTAATTagcaagataaaaataacaaatgttggaaaggatctgaagaaaagggaaccctcattcatGCTGGTATGAATGTAAACTGGtaaagccactatggaaatcacatgaagatttctcagaaaattaaaagtagaaataccacacggtccagctatcccactactggatatttacccaaagcacttgaaatgaataattcaaagagacttatgcacccctatgttcattgcagcattattcacaataacccaGACGTCGAAGTACCCCAAATGCCCAACCACTGAtgtatggataaagaagatgtggtatatctacacaatggaatattactcagtcataaaaaagacaaaattgccccATTTGAAACAATATGGAAgaatcttgagggtattattttaagtgaaataagccagacaaaggcaatgtatgatttcagtcatatgtggaagacagataaacacatggataaagagaacatatCAGTGGTTgctggaggagaagggggtgggggattggcaaaaggggtaaagggagcAGATATATGGTAATGGATGAAAACTAGAATTTTGGTGGCGAGCACAAAGCAATCTATACATAAAGTGGtaaataataatgcacacctgaaattactcaatgttataaaccattatgacctcaataaaataatagaaatagaaataaaaatacaaatgttcacatccattaaaaaaagacttcCTGCTTTTGTTAGGTGTCATTAAATCTCAGAGATATCACAAGGCCATCAATGTTTAAAAAGCATCTCCAAGGCTCCTCCAAAGataaacagaactaccatataaccCAACAAGTTTACTCAAAGGTAGATACCTAAGAGAATTGGAACAGGAAcaaatgaatgggtaaagaaaatgtgtgatacatagatagatgaaTGTAAACATATGGAtgtatattattcagccataaaaaggaatgaagttctgatacaggttacaacatgaatgaaccttcaaacatgctaagtgaaatacatgAGACACAAAACGACAATATTGTGTGATTACCCTTCTATAAactatctagaataggcaaatttgtAGAGACAAACATATTAGTGGTGACCAGGGCTGTGGGAGGGGGAGATATTGcataatgggtacagagtttctgtttgagatgatgaaagtgttttggaaatagatagtggtgaagGTTGCTCATCACTGTGAAAGCACTaactgccactgaattgtacacttaaatatCATTCACATTGTAAATTTCcggttatgtatattttactgcatttttaaaaaaaaaatatttctgaaatatgttGGGAGGACAAGAAGTCCTAACAGAAGAAGATAATATGAAGGATTCAAAGCCAAAATGTATTCCTCACCTCTCATTTTTCAAATGTGGGCTTTACCAAACAGCCTGGGAACTTGTCTTTGTTTCTACTGAAACACATCGTCTGTGGCACTGAGCTAACAGGACAGCCTAGTGGCTTCAGGGTGTGGAGAAAATGGGTGCCCGTGAGAGCCAGGTGTCCTTAACAGGAAGGGGCCCTTGTTACCACTGGGTGTTCAGACACCATGGCTGCTGGGAATGTTGCCTTCCTCTGTGAGCTTGGAGTTGGCGCTGTCCTTGGTGCAGAAAATCCCCTTAGGGACTTGGTCCCCAAGgacagcctggagttcacagcgTCAAGCCCAGGCTGGAACTTTTTGTGTTAGCCACATCTGTTTAGAGCTTTCTTGGGCTGGTAGACCAGCTACTCTTTCCCAATATTGAGAGCATGATATTGACATCGAAGTTGGTTTTTCCTCCTAGGTCTCTTCTTAGACCATTTCACTCAGACAAAGTGAAGGCTTCCCTGATGAAGACCTAAGAGCTGTATTACTAGAATTGGCTGTCAGAAATGCTACCATATATTGTTGATGCAAAACACAATGCACTCTGAGTTTCAAAGCATTCACTTCTGCTTGGGTAATGACTTAATTGAATGTAAGAATCTGGTTTAACACACTTCAGTGATTCACCAACCACCTTTATTAGTTGCTGTCCTAAGTTAGTTTTCCTTAACACAGTAATATTTCACTTTACTGTTTTGACATCCATAAGGCAACATCACTTCACTGCAACACTACCCACGTGCAATTGAGTACCTGATACATGCATCCTGATGTTGTGAACAATGATAGAAAAGATTACATCATCTCTTTAAGACACCATTTCCTTAGACACCTGGtttcatcttgattttctttaaaagagttaAGGGTTCTTTCAAAGGTAgattctttctcctttcactaGTCATGCTTGCAATTCCCAAACACCCTGCAAATAATGCCAAATAGAAAGAGCTTATGGGACAACTCTATTTGTCCATTCACCATAAGATGAAGTAGATTCTAGCACCTAAAAAtcgttaaatatatatttaaaaaactccTTCATAGTCATGTCAGTTAGTAAACAAAGCATATTCCTAGTCTCCAATCAGTTTACTTGCCAACATCTAAAATGGTGTTAAATAAACTAAGACGGTGAGTCCCCAGTCTGTCAGGCCTGTTTCAGGTGGCACTCTTGTAATCACAGGTATCCAACTGGCTGAGTCGAAGTTTGCTCAGAAATAAACAGTTCCCTGGCCaattttctgctttcctttcctgCTGACCCCATCCTGCCTGGTGCACGCCTGACTAGATCACATCATGAAAATGACGTCCTGGGTGACtggtttgttcttttgttttctttgttcttgagAAAACAATTCATgcttcattatttatttcttatttctggtttatttttgaggaaacaGCAAGAAATGGTGGGAAACAGAACTTGGAATTCGAATTGACTCTGAAATCTAACTCTGTCACTCACATAGCTCAGGCCAACCTCTGgcatctttattttctcattaagaCCACACAGCCATAAGGACTACTCCATTGGGTTTtggtgaagaaaacagaaaaaggtaTATGAGACTGCTTTCATACCTTACAGAGAGCTATACAATAGAAGCCAGTATTGTTATTCTAAGTAAAGTTGATAAACTGtaacttaaagaaaatgaaaataaacatttgatttCTAGATTGAAGGTGTTCCATTGTGTCCTAAATCAGTCTTTTTGTGACTCAGTCTCTTCTCTTTTGCTAAAACAGGCTAACTGAGATATTACAAAAGGGTTTTAACTAGTTGcgatatttattttcaaaaagtatcTATGAGGCAGGTAACATAATTATGTAAGTAAGAGGTCTTTAACTTTTAGCCTTTGATTTTTCTAATGAGTGAATATGACccagtcttaaaaaggaatgtCTTCCGGGGTTTTTCACCATCTTCTTAGTCACAGAAGTTAGTTACGCAATTGACTTTGTAACTGGTTATTTCAACGGCCACagattatgaaaaacaaaaaatgaacataCCCTGCAAAGGAAgataacacacacacatccctctcGAACCGAAAAGACATTTACAGTCGAGTAGCATTCACATATGATATCTGTCTTGTTTCCCTCTGAAGGTAAGAGGGAAGTTAGGTGGTTCTCctcatttttgaaaaagttaGAAACACATCTAAACCGCAAGGCAATCCTTAAAACTCACTTTCCTCATCATAAGTTAGTTATCTTAAGGTGACCACACGTGTCAGAAGGACTATGTACTTTGCCCAAAACATCAACTTTCTACACAGTGGAGTCCCAAACTCCATTTCCCATGTACGGCCCAGTGCCATGCCGAGCCGTATGGGAGCCTGAGGCAAAAGGGAAAGTGAGCGCTCCTCTGGACATGCTTTTACGTAGTTTTTTAATGGTTAATATTTTTGCAAAGACAAAGTAGttgaaaatatactgaaaaattGCAAAGTCGTGAATATTAAACTTCACATTATCTGTTTCCTTGCACTATGTATCCACCCACACAGCATGGGTCTGAGGGTCGTGCTAGCGAAGAGGCTGATCTTGTCTTTAAAACTTTGGCATAGTGCTTATCATGCATTTCGtggcattaatttttattttttaaaatatcgtATAACTTGGATGCTGACGGGTTTTTTTGGTGCGCTGCTTAAACTGAGACCCTGAGGAGAGTGCCTTCTCGCTTCACCTCATCCCGGTCCTGTTGAGCCAGGTGGAAATATGAATGAATGGAAGATGAAAACTGACGACTAAGCCTTGGTCTCAGGGAGACAACAAGGGTGGGTGTGACAAACTGGAAATCCTCGCTCAGCCCCAAAGGAGCCTCCAATATTTAGTATCGAGAACTATGTTACCATGAGAAATGTGAGCCCATAGTATTGTCAAGTCTACTGAatttcaaaggaataaaaaatctGGCCTTATGataaattttgttcatttttaatggAAGCAACGGAATCAAGAAGTTTCAAACACTCTGAGGCTAAGGGATGAAAAACATGGCTGCCTGCTGAATCTGATTCCTGGGCACCAGTTCAAAACCTTTGTTTCagataaaaaatacttttccagTAGCAATGATCTTATAAACTTTCCTCTCATAGGGTTAGTATGAGCTATAAATATTCTaagctttattattttagttGGTGAGCCATTGTTTTTGCCTCCAAACTCAGGGGCTTTCAGCTAGGAAGTAAGCTCTTGGTCTGAAGCAATTCTATGAATGTCTGTGATTCAGTATCAATAGGGTTGGAATCCTGAGGTCACCCGGATTCTTACTGAAAGGAGTTTAAAAAGCATGACGTAGACAAATGTATTTCCTGGTAAATAAACCAGACTAAAGGCCAGTTTACTTAAAAGCCACAAatcttttaaatgtttgtatatcttgacatttttgtttctaacccattcatctttggaaaatgcagTGCTGTTCATGCACACCTTCTGGAATCCTTGAGTTTTGTTCCGACCAGATCCATGGATGAGCAAAGGGTGAAAGAAAACGGTGTCTCCCTTCTCCACCACGAGGTGCACTTGGTCGTTGTTTTCATCATCGTCCTCAATGCCATGGAATATTCCATTAACCCCCTCCTAGAACATATAAGAGAAGCCAACTCTGTATTTGAGGgagtataataattaaaaattttatcaatGACTCATCAGGAAAACCAAAGTTTCTTGAAGTTCTTTCAagacaaagagataaataaattggagtcttaaaaagaattaaatatacaaaaacttcTCAGATGTCTGCTTTTAGAAAGTCACCTGTTGATATTAAGATCATGGATATCTTGGACCAAATAAAAAATTTGGAATTTTCACCTACCCTTCATTACTGAATTATAAATGAAGATCTAGACCAGCTTTGCATTTTACCGTTAACTCAGGGGACCACTCTTTTAGCTGAATCTATAATTATTCTTTCCCAACACGATATTCTCCCCACCTGGAACTTGACATAAATCATTCTTGTATTACTGAGGAGTGTCTCTGAGAAGCCAACTATTCTCCCAAActagaggaaataaaatgttcGATTTTTCTGAGCTCAAATATCACTCAGGTCATGTCCAGagtaaagaaagaagaatagTACATTAAAACATTGTGTTTGGTTATAACTATTTCCAACATTAGTTACTGTTTTAGGTATGGttatgtttttaataataaagaaactAAAGGGAGAAGTGACTTAAAGTTTACAAGCCTTGATGGAGGGGAGGCTGTTGCTGTTTTGGGAGGGCAGTGTCCCATTCCTCTTCCTAAGACTATCTCAAATTCCTATGAGAAACGGCTCCTTTCCTGCTGCATTCTATTGGGACTTTGAGCCAGTGTGCTTCTCTCCTGTCCAGCATGGATAGGTGACCCAAgctaaaccaatgtgacctcccACTGGAGCCCTTTAGAATCTGAGCAGAGGATCAAAGAGACTAGACATAGTCAGGGTTCAACTGCCCCACCAGGCACCCCTCCCTGACTGTTCCTGCCAACCGATGACTTCCGATTTCCTGCCCACCAGAGCTAGCCAGCCTTTCCTTGGACTTTCCACATCCCCGAAGCCCTCCAAAACACCCCCTTTGGCTTAAGTCGGCCAGAGCCCACTTCTGTTGTTTGCACTGAACCTTTTCTATATCTCAACTTAATTGATGCATCTCACAATTTCAGATTTTATATCAGAACCCAGactaaaatattttcactcaGCACTAACCATCAGTCAAGAATTCAAACTAAAGGAGACAGAAATTCCTATAGCCATAGTCTTTACATCCTACGGAACCACATTCATTCTTCCTCCCTTAATAATGGGAgctttaccattttaaccatcaTTATGGGGTTTTAAGATCTTATTGTCTTACAACTAAAATGCTAATAGTCTCTCTGGTTTCTCTACCTCTGGACTCCTACACCCCCAATACATCCTGCCCAGACCCCAAGATTTCCGTCTTGAAGGAACGATTTGATCTCATCATTCATGGTCTGAAAAACCTTTGATAGTCCTCTGGCATCAACAGCTGAGTCCAAAAACCATGGAACAGCCATGCAATGAAATCCCACTCAaccttcctcagagcctccacTGGTCCCTCCagctggaaggagaggagctCTCCCTCTTCTTTACTCCGAGGGCCATCAGTCAGTGTGTAAAACTTACGTGGCACTTGTCACATGCACCTGGGGTGGCCATATTTAAGTCTTACCTCTGCAATTAGTTCTAATAATCTCAGGTCCTACACAGCACCTACCAAAGTTCCCCACTTTGGTTGGCTTTCAAACACTTgttgaaagaacagaaatgtTGATGATTTTACGTGACATCGTTGAGTTTTCCCTGATCCTAATTGGAACTCCTAGAGCAATATTTTGCTAAGGAAGGAAACGCCATTACATTAGTAAAGCTCTTGATCTATACTGATGTGAAATTGAAACAATATAAGATTCTGATCAAGACCCAGCACCTAGGAAGACCTACCTCCTCCCACTGGGGATAATGGTGTGGCTTCAAGGAGCTTTTGTGTGTGCCTGGGAGTACGGCCAGACAGCCATTGTTCCGGTCGATGTGCTCCATGGCCGTCCAAGCACAAACAATGTTATTGCTGGGCCTGAAGGGGAAATAGTGCAGGTCCTGGTGCAAGGGATGACAGGATGTCTTCTTGCCTGAAACAGAATCTGCTGTTAAAACATGCTCAAGTCTCAGAATTCTTCTCCTCTGCATGAAAACCGGAACAATGACCTATCCCGGCCAAAGCcaaaaatttgaaacatttagaaaatgagactcagaagATAAGCACTGAATTGGAATATCAGATCAACATGTTGATCCAGATTCTATACTTGTTTCTGGGTTTCTTATTGCCAAGTACTGACACACACTATTTTCTAGCAAGTCGTACATATGTCGGTAGCTCTAGTGTCATGTATTCCTTTATAACTCTGGTTAGGGCAGACAGCCTAGTGTTCAAAAAGACTTTGATGAATTATACTGAAGAAAATGGCCAAATCTGAGGTCCCTTGATAGCTTTCCAAGTGGCTGAGGCACAAAAAattaactaactaaataaaaggCCTCTCAGAGGATTTCCCCTGAACTAGAGGCATTTGGTATACAATCCCTGTGTGCAATCAGAGACACCATGATCACTTTTGCTCTCTGAACTTGGGTCCCCAGCCACCCACTCTCTCCAGACA of Equus caballus isolate H_3958 breed thoroughbred chromosome 29, TB-T2T, whole genome shotgun sequence contains these proteins:
- the LOC100069176 gene encoding phytanoyl-CoA dioxygenase, peroxisomal-like isoform X2 is translated as MDQPRAAARLRVLLGQLGRRSAGAVIAHPTSGAVPPAGFHPQQFQYTRDNSVLTLEQRQFYEDNGFLVIKKLVSDADIECFRNEFERICRKEVEPMRLVVMRDVTIAKSEYVPSEKMITKVQDFQEDEELFRYCTLPEVLKYVECFTGPNIMAMHTMLINKPPDSGKKTSCHPLHQDLHYFPFRPSNNIVCAWTAMEHIDRNNGCLAVLPGTHKSSLKPHHYPQWEEGVNGIFHGIEDDDENNDQVHLVVEKGDTVFFHPLLIHGSGRNKTQGFQKVCMNSTAFSKDEWVRNKNVKIYKHLKDLWLLSKLAFSLVYLPGNTFVYVMLFKLLSVRIRVTSGFQPY
- the LOC100069176 gene encoding phytanoyl-CoA dioxygenase, peroxisomal-like isoform X1 encodes the protein MDQPRAAARLRVLLGQLGRRSAGAVIAHPTSGAVPPAGFHPQQFQYTRDNSVLTLEQRQFYEDNGFLVIKKLVSDADIECFRNEFERICRKEVEPMRLVVMRDVTIAKSEYVPSEKMITKVQDFQEDEELFRYCTLPEVLKYVECFTGPNIMAMHTMLINKPPDSGKKTSCHPLHQDLHYFPFRPSNNIVCAWTAMEHIDRNNGCLAVLPGTHKSSLKPHHYPQWEEEGVNGIFHGIEDDDENNDQVHLVVEKGDTVFFHPLLIHGSGRNKTQGFQKVCMNSTAFSKDEWVRNKNVKIYKHLKDLWLLSKLAFSLVYLPGNTFVYVMLFKLLSVRIRVTSGFQPY